The Chloracidobacterium sp. genomic sequence GCGCTGGTCGGACTGCGGCTGCTCCTCCGCCTGCTTGCGGATGATCGGCTCGCCAGCCAGCAGCGCCTTGATCTCTTCCCCCGACAGCGTCTCGTACTCGAGCAGGCCCTGGGCGAGCCGATCGAGGTCGGCGCGGCGTTCCGTGAGGATCCGCTTCGCCGTGGCATAGGCCTCGTCGATGATGCGGCGGATCTCGCGGTCGATCTCCTGCGCGGTCGCCTCCGACACGTTCTTCGTCTGCGTGATGGCGTGGCCGAGAAACACCTCCTGGGTGTTGTCGGCATAGGCGACCATGCCGAGCTTCTCGCTCATGCCCCACTCGGTGACCATCCGGCGGACCTGCTCGGTCGCCATCTTGATGTCGCCGGCCGCACCGTTGGACACGCGGTCGGGGCCGAACACGATCTCCTCCGCCGCGCGACCGCCCATCGCCATCGCGAGCTCTTGGAGAAGCTTGGACTTGTGCTTGGAGTAGCGATCGCCCTCCGGCAGCGACATGACCAAGCCCAGCGCACGGCCACGCGGAATGATCGTCGCCTTGTGCACCGGATCGCACTCGGGAAGCGACATCGCAACGAGAGCGTGACCGGCCTCGTGGTAGGCGGTCATGCGCTTCTCCTCCTCGCTCATCACGAGGGACTTGCGCTCCACCCCCATCAGGACCTTGTCCTTGGCGGCCTCGAACTCGGCCATGCCGACCACCCGCTTGCCGAGCCGGGCGGCGAGCAAGGCGGCCTCGTTCACCAGATTGGCGAGGTCGGCGCCGGAGAAGCCGGGCGTGCCGCGGGCGAGCACCTTCGGATCGACGTCGGCGGCAAGCGGAACTTTCCGCATATGCACGCGGAGGATCTTCTCGCGCCCGTTCACGTCAGGGTTCGGCACCACCACCTGGCGGTCGAACCGGCCCGGCCGAAGCAGCGCGGGGTCGAGGACATCGGGGCGGTTGGTGGCGGCGATCAGGATCACGCCCTCGTTCGACTCGAAGCCGTCCATCTCGACGAGCAGCTGGTTCAGGGTCTGCTCGCGTTCGTCGTTGCCCCCGCCCAGACCCGCGCCGCGATGCCGCCCCACGGCGTCGATCTCGTCAATAAAGATGATGCAGGGGGCGTTCTTCTTGCCCTGTTCGAACATGTCGCGCACGCGCGACGCGCCCACACCGACGAACATCTCGACGAAGTCGGACCCCGAGATGGTGAAGAACGGCACGTTCGCCTCGCCGGCGATGGAGCGGGCAAGCAATGTCTTGCCAGTGCCGGGCGGCCCGACCAGCAGCACGCCCTTCGGGATCCGCCCGCCAAGACGCTGGAACTTCTGCGGATCGCGCAGGAAGTCGACGATTTCCTGGAGTTCGGCCTTCGCCTCGTCAATGCCGGCGACGTCGTCGAAGGTCACGCGCCCGTGTTTCTCGGTGAGCAACTTGGCGCGCGATTTGCCGAAACCCATCGCACGCCCACCCCCCGACTGCATCTGGCGCATGAAGAAAATCCACACGCCGATGAGGAGAAGCATGGGGAACCAGGAGAGGAGGTAGTGGAAGATCGGGTTGACCTCGCTCTCCTCCGGCCGGGCAACCACCCGTACGCCGCGCTCGGTGAGCTTCTGGATGGTCACGGTGCCGGCATCCGGCGGCAGGTAGGTGGTGAACATCCGCCCATCCAGCAGTTGGCCGGTGACCACCCGGCCCTGGATCGTGACGTCGCGCACCTGCCCCTTGCCGACCTCGTTGAGGAAGTCGGAGTAGGCGATTTGGCTCGCGTAGTGGCGCGGCGAGGAGGGCTGAAACAGGTTGAACAGCGCCACCAGCAGAAGCGCGATGATGACCCAAAGGGCGAGGTTCCGTCCGAAGTTGCTCACGCGGCGATCATCCTCGATCTGTGTCGGCGCGAACCGCCGGCCCACTCAACATGGGTCTCGTCACCAAGCTTCCAATGGCCCCGGGCTCCCCTCGCCGGGCCAAAGCTCGACAAGCGGCACCTGGGGGCGAAACCGGGCCTGCGGCACCGGCAGCCGGCCTGGGGAATGATACAGCATCGGCGGCACCGCAACCAGCACGCCGCCATGCCGGATCGCCGGCAAGGTGGCCAGGACCAGGGCGGAAACATCGCGTGCCGGAGCGTGGGTGCGACGGAGCAGCGCCGCCTCCGCTGCGCCCAACGGCCCTACGGTGCAGCCCGGCATGGCGGTGACGCGCCAGCGCCCGTCCCACAGCACCGGCGACGCGCCCGCCATCTCGACCTCGGCCGCGACGGCCGCCGGCTCCCGCGCCACGAGCCATGTGGGGCCGCGGCGGGCGAGGAGGCAACCGGCAGCCGTGCCGCCCCGCCCTTCCGCCATGCGCTGCAGAAGGGGATCGAGTCGCTCCTGGCGCACGGGATGTTGATGGCCGCCGATGCAGCGCAACAGCGCGGCGAGCGCCGCCCGCCGAAGCGCTTCATCCCAGGCCGCGAAAGAAGCGGCGTCGAGGTGGGCGAAGCCTAACGGGAAGAGGGTGATGGCCTGCGCGAGCGCCTGCGCAAGGCGTGCCTCGGCTTCGCCGCGGCGGCGGGAGGCGGCCGCCGCGACCTGCGCGGCAGCCCGCATCCCAACCCCTTGGCCGTCGCCGTC encodes the following:
- the ftsH gene encoding ATP-dependent zinc metalloprotease FtsH, whose protein sequence is MSNFGRNLALWVIIALLLVALFNLFQPSSPRHYASQIAYSDFLNEVGKGQVRDVTIQGRVVTGQLLDGRMFTTYLPPDAGTVTIQKLTERGVRVVARPEESEVNPIFHYLLSWFPMLLLIGVWIFFMRQMQSGGGRAMGFGKSRAKLLTEKHGRVTFDDVAGIDEAKAELQEIVDFLRDPQKFQRLGGRIPKGVLLVGPPGTGKTLLARSIAGEANVPFFTISGSDFVEMFVGVGASRVRDMFEQGKKNAPCIIFIDEIDAVGRHRGAGLGGGNDEREQTLNQLLVEMDGFESNEGVILIAATNRPDVLDPALLRPGRFDRQVVVPNPDVNGREKILRVHMRKVPLAADVDPKVLARGTPGFSGADLANLVNEAALLAARLGKRVVGMAEFEAAKDKVLMGVERKSLVMSEEEKRMTAYHEAGHALVAMSLPECDPVHKATIIPRGRALGLVMSLPEGDRYSKHKSKLLQELAMAMGGRAAEEIVFGPDRVSNGAAGDIKMATEQVRRMVTEWGMSEKLGMVAYADNTQEVFLGHAITQTKNVSEATAQEIDREIRRIIDEAYATAKRILTERRADLDRLAQGLLEYETLSGEEIKALLAGEPIIRKQAEEQPQSDQRRSSVPTSGRVPKTGAAPAGGFGPQPQPNV
- the tilS gene encoding tRNA lysidine(34) synthetase TilS produces the protein MLAVAVSGGPDSLALALLAERWARARGGRAIGLVVDHGVRAAAALEARLAAAWLAAWRIEARMITLAGVATNAEALRRARLHGLAEAAVAAGALHLLLGHHALDQAETVLLRLARRSGEGGLAGMPVVRALGPVRLLRPLLGEPPVVLKAFLRGIGQPWIEDPSNTGRTTRAVLRAALRDGDGQGVGMRAAAQVAAAASRRRGEAEARLAQALAQAITLFPLGFAHLDAASFAAWDEALRRAALAALLRCIGGHQHPVRQERLDPLLQRMAEGRGGTAAGCLLARRGPTWLVAREPAAVAAEVEMAGASPVLWDGRWRVTAMPGCTVGPLGAAEAALLRRTHAPARDVSALVLATLPAIRHGGVLVAVPPMLYHSPGRLPVPQARFRPQVPLVELWPGEGSPGPLEAW